One Parasphingorhabdus cellanae genomic region harbors:
- a CDS encoding efflux transporter outer membrane subunit → MIRFVAIALACFALGACAVGPDYERPAPLSKENRALLEARNNANITVKQLPDQWWQLFDDPVLDGLVEKALGHNNDIRVAFANLKQARAALFAERASRLPFSEVTASGVQERTAGTNRFPANVDDFYSAGFDASYEVDVFGGVSRAVEAARADYEASQAALDVTRVSVAAETARLYALACALGSQSKAARESVRLLESTLDLTQRLLAGGRGTQRDVDQILLLVEQARSQIPQFEGERRAALYGLTVLTGDYPHAINPDAAQCDIAPTVRQKIPVGDGESLLARRPDIRQAERLLAADVARVGVATAALYPSIQLLGSISLSANDLGNLGDNSSLGYSVGPFISWNFPFNGAARAQVRANEAIAEGSLASFDQTVLVALQETEQALARLSGAIEREASLRKAFDAAHNAARISRIRYDYGADSFLQLLDSERSRVDVLASLVQSQSDRAAAQVALFKALGGGWQSAPVIDD, encoded by the coding sequence ATGATACGTTTTGTCGCCATTGCCCTGGCTTGTTTCGCTCTCGGGGCCTGCGCTGTTGGCCCGGACTATGAACGACCAGCGCCGCTGTCTAAAGAAAATCGCGCACTGCTGGAAGCCAGAAACAATGCGAACATCACGGTAAAACAACTCCCGGATCAGTGGTGGCAGCTTTTTGATGATCCGGTGCTCGATGGCCTGGTTGAAAAGGCATTGGGGCACAATAATGATATCCGAGTGGCATTTGCCAATCTCAAACAAGCACGAGCAGCGCTGTTCGCGGAGCGTGCGTCCCGGCTGCCGTTTTCCGAAGTCACTGCGTCCGGCGTTCAGGAACGCACAGCGGGTACAAACCGATTTCCGGCCAATGTTGATGATTTCTACAGCGCCGGCTTTGATGCCTCTTATGAAGTGGACGTTTTTGGCGGCGTAAGCCGTGCCGTGGAAGCGGCCCGAGCAGACTATGAAGCGTCACAGGCTGCGCTGGACGTAACGCGTGTGTCCGTGGCCGCTGAAACCGCCCGCCTCTATGCTCTTGCCTGTGCCCTTGGGTCACAATCAAAGGCCGCGCGGGAATCTGTGCGCCTGTTGGAAAGCACACTCGATCTGACGCAGCGCCTGCTCGCCGGCGGCCGCGGGACCCAGCGGGACGTCGATCAAATTTTACTATTGGTGGAACAGGCAAGAAGTCAGATCCCGCAGTTTGAAGGAGAGCGCAGGGCCGCTCTATATGGCCTTACCGTTCTGACTGGTGATTATCCGCACGCGATCAATCCAGACGCTGCGCAATGCGATATAGCACCCACGGTCCGGCAGAAAATACCGGTGGGCGATGGAGAAAGCTTATTGGCGCGGCGCCCGGATATCCGCCAAGCGGAACGGCTGCTCGCCGCTGACGTTGCGCGGGTCGGTGTAGCCACAGCCGCACTTTATCCATCGATCCAGCTGTTAGGATCCATTTCGCTCAGCGCGAATGACCTGGGCAATCTGGGCGACAATAGCAGCCTCGGCTATTCTGTCGGTCCATTCATCAGTTGGAACTTTCCGTTTAACGGCGCAGCAAGAGCCCAGGTCAGAGCCAATGAAGCCATTGCCGAAGGGTCGCTCGCCAGTTTCGATCAGACCGTTTTGGTTGCATTGCAAGAAACCGAACAGGCCCTTGCCCGGCTCAGTGGTGCGATTGAACGCGAGGCTTCTTTGCGCAAGGCCTTCGATGCCGCTCATAACGCTGCCAGAATTTCGCGTATCCGCTATGATTATGGAGCCGATAGCTTCTTGCAGCTATTGGACTCAGAACGCAGCCGCGTCGACGTGCTGGCTTCTTTGGTCCAGTCGCAATCCGATCGTGCCGCTGCGCAGGTGGCCTTGTTCAAAGCCTTGGGTGGCGGATGGCAGAGCGCGCCAGTTATCGATGATTAA
- a CDS encoding efflux RND transporter permease subunit gives MKFPHFFIDRPIFAAVMSILIMIFGAVAYPTLPVAQYPEIAPPTVVVSATYPGATSENLSETVSAPLEEAINGVEDMIYMSSSATDDGVLSITVTFKQGTDVDQAQVLVQNRVSTAEPRLPTEVRQIGVTVRKNSPDILMVATLISPDESLSQPYLSNYATLQMLDRLARLEGVGSVQIFGGRDYNMRVWIDPNRAAERNLTVDEIVGAVRAQNAQVSAGAVGQPPFNQGGTAFQLGIRVQGRLTTPTEFGDIIVKRDEAGRLTRLRDVARLELGAQDYTINAYLSGDSTVAIAVTQLPGSNALTTAQLVRDELETASETFPPGMDYEIPYNPTEYIEESIAAVQNTLIEAVFLVAIIILLFLQSWRAALIPITAIPVSLIGTLAFMSAFGFSLNNLSLFGLVLAIGIVVDDAIVVVENIERLIEEKGLSPLRAAHESMDEVGGALIATSLVLSGVFIPTAFIPGISGQFYQQFALTIVSATLISTFVSLTLSPAIAALLLKPKQEVQPADGWRGWPKRFANGFNQRFDSLSEKYGRFTARAVRALAIVGVVYALLIATAGWRMVATPSGFIPAQDQGYLIVAIQLPPGASLQRTDAIVQQAQQIALDNDAARATVAFAGLDGATFTNAPNSAAMFVPLVPQPDRADADTIANELRGAFSSITAANLLVIPPPPVRGVGSGGGFKMIIEDRGGAGLKTLEQVTLNMMQRANATPEVASAFTTFNTGTPRLYGDIDRERAERLGVPVEAIFSTLGTYLGSTFINDFNFLGRTYRVTAQADAAYRDEVSDIGQLKTRSASGAMVPLNAVMSLENESGAYRVVRYNLYTSAELQGEAARGYSSGETLARMEAIADEVLPQGFAYEWTELAYQQKQVGNTATVVFILAVVFIFLLLAAQYESLALPLAVILIVPMCLLSAILGVNLLGMDNNILTQIGLVVLIGLAAKNAILIVEFAKQNEEKDMGIMEAAKEAAAQRLRPIIMTSLAFILATLPLVIGTGPGSEMRQALGVAVFFGMIGVTIFGLLFTPSFYVIVRNLAQWIKSKAGNSADREPAEETES, from the coding sequence ATGAAATTCCCCCATTTCTTCATCGACCGGCCGATCTTTGCGGCCGTCATGTCAATATTGATCATGATCTTTGGCGCCGTCGCCTATCCGACATTGCCCGTCGCACAATATCCCGAAATTGCCCCACCCACAGTCGTCGTCTCGGCTACATATCCGGGGGCTACATCCGAGAATTTATCAGAAACAGTCTCCGCTCCGCTGGAAGAAGCGATCAACGGCGTGGAAGATATGATCTATATGTCATCATCGGCAACCGATGACGGCGTTCTGTCCATCACCGTGACGTTCAAACAAGGTACGGATGTCGATCAGGCACAGGTACTGGTTCAAAACAGAGTTTCCACAGCAGAGCCCCGCCTACCAACAGAAGTGCGCCAAATTGGTGTAACCGTACGCAAAAATTCACCAGATATTTTGATGGTAGCGACACTGATCTCACCGGATGAGTCACTTTCGCAACCCTATCTGTCGAACTACGCAACGCTGCAGATGTTGGACCGACTGGCCAGATTGGAAGGCGTCGGCTCCGTACAAATTTTCGGCGGCCGCGATTATAATATGCGGGTCTGGATTGATCCCAATCGCGCGGCAGAACGGAACCTGACGGTAGATGAAATTGTTGGTGCGGTGCGCGCTCAAAATGCGCAAGTATCCGCAGGTGCGGTTGGGCAACCGCCCTTCAATCAGGGGGGAACAGCATTTCAACTTGGCATCCGGGTGCAAGGGCGGCTCACCACTCCGACTGAATTTGGTGACATCATTGTCAAACGCGATGAGGCGGGCCGGCTGACGCGGCTGCGCGATGTCGCTCGTCTCGAATTGGGAGCACAAGATTACACAATTAACGCCTATCTTAGCGGCGATTCGACGGTGGCAATTGCAGTCACCCAATTGCCAGGATCCAATGCGCTAACAACAGCGCAGCTTGTGCGAGATGAACTGGAAACTGCGTCTGAAACCTTTCCGCCGGGTATGGACTATGAAATTCCCTATAACCCGACCGAATATATCGAAGAGTCTATCGCCGCGGTTCAGAACACGCTGATCGAAGCGGTATTCCTGGTCGCTATCATCATATTGCTGTTCCTCCAAAGCTGGCGGGCGGCGCTGATTCCGATCACCGCCATTCCCGTTTCTTTGATTGGCACACTGGCTTTCATGTCCGCATTTGGATTTTCGCTTAATAATCTTTCGCTATTCGGCCTCGTCCTCGCGATCGGCATTGTCGTTGACGATGCCATTGTCGTTGTCGAAAATATTGAGCGCCTGATCGAAGAAAAGGGCCTCTCCCCACTGAGAGCTGCGCATGAATCCATGGACGAGGTCGGGGGAGCATTGATTGCAACCAGCCTGGTTCTGTCTGGCGTTTTTATCCCGACCGCTTTCATCCCGGGCATTTCTGGGCAGTTTTATCAGCAATTTGCGCTGACCATCGTCAGCGCGACGCTTATCTCGACCTTTGTGTCCTTAACCCTTTCCCCGGCCATTGCGGCGCTGCTGCTGAAACCCAAACAAGAGGTGCAACCAGCCGACGGATGGCGCGGATGGCCAAAACGCTTTGCCAACGGGTTTAATCAGCGTTTCGATAGTCTATCCGAAAAATATGGTCGTTTCACAGCACGAGCGGTCAGGGCCCTTGCCATTGTCGGTGTTGTCTATGCGTTGCTGATTGCAACGGCCGGCTGGCGCATGGTTGCCACGCCGTCCGGATTCATTCCCGCTCAGGATCAGGGCTATCTCATCGTTGCCATTCAGTTGCCTCCCGGAGCGTCCTTGCAAAGGACCGATGCAATCGTTCAGCAGGCCCAGCAGATCGCCTTGGACAATGACGCCGCCCGTGCGACAGTGGCATTTGCCGGTCTCGATGGCGCGACCTTTACCAATGCGCCCAATTCGGCTGCTATGTTTGTGCCACTGGTACCGCAACCAGATCGCGCCGATGCCGACACCATTGCTAATGAACTGAGGGGCGCTTTTTCATCGATAACAGCCGCTAATCTGCTGGTAATACCGCCGCCGCCTGTGCGCGGCGTTGGCAGTGGCGGCGGCTTCAAGATGATTATTGAGGACCGGGGCGGAGCCGGACTTAAAACGCTTGAACAAGTGACGCTCAATATGATGCAGCGGGCGAATGCCACGCCCGAAGTGGCTTCTGCTTTTACAACCTTCAACACCGGAACACCGCGTCTATATGGCGATATTGATCGCGAACGAGCCGAACGACTGGGCGTGCCGGTCGAGGCAATCTTTTCTACATTGGGCACTTATCTCGGTTCGACATTCATCAATGATTTCAATTTTCTTGGCCGGACCTACCGGGTGACGGCGCAGGCTGATGCCGCCTATCGCGACGAAGTATCTGATATCGGCCAGCTGAAAACGCGATCCGCATCGGGCGCAATGGTGCCTCTCAACGCGGTTATGTCGCTGGAAAATGAAAGCGGCGCTTACCGGGTCGTTCGGTACAATCTCTATACTTCAGCAGAATTACAGGGTGAAGCAGCAAGAGGCTATTCTTCGGGAGAAACGCTTGCGCGCATGGAAGCTATTGCCGACGAGGTTTTGCCGCAAGGCTTCGCCTATGAATGGACCGAGCTCGCCTATCAACAAAAGCAGGTCGGCAACACGGCAACGGTGGTTTTCATCCTGGCCGTTGTCTTTATTTTCCTGCTTCTTGCCGCCCAATATGAAAGTCTGGCACTTCCGCTGGCTGTCATACTGATCGTTCCGATGTGCCTGTTAAGCGCGATATTGGGCGTGAACCTCTTGGGCATGGATAACAACATACTCACACAAATCGGTCTGGTGGTGCTGATCGGACTGGCAGCCAAAAATGCGATCTTAATCGTCGAATTTGCGAAACAGAACGAAGAAAAGGATATGGGCATCATGGAAGCGGCCAAGGAAGCGGCCGCGCAGCGCCTGCGCCCTATCATCATGACTTCTCTTGCCTTCATTCTCGCAACATTGCCGCTGGTCATCGGCACCGGGCCGGGTTCCGAAATGCGTCAGGCACTCGGCGTAGCCGTCTTTTTTGGGATGATCGGGGTAACCATTTTTGGATTGCTGTTCACACCCAGCTTCTACGTCATCGTGCGCAATCTGGCGCAATGGATAAAGTCAAAAGCTGGCAATAGCGCGGACAGAGAACCGGCGGAGGAGACAGAGTCATGA